Proteins encoded in a region of the Vicia villosa cultivar HV-30 ecotype Madison, WI linkage group LG5, Vvil1.0, whole genome shotgun sequence genome:
- the LOC131601904 gene encoding beta-galactosidase 8-like isoform X1 → MRLTQVVLVLLWFLGVYAPACFCANVTYDHRALVIDGKRRVLISGSVHYPRSTPQMWPDLIQKSKDGGIDVIETYVFWNLHEPVRGQYNFEGRGDLVGFVKAVATAGLYVHLRIGPYACAEWNYGGFPLWLHFIPGIKFRTDNEPFKAEMKRFTAKIVDLMKREKLYASQGGPIILSQIENEYGNVDIHYGPAGKSYINWAASIATSLDTGVPWVMCQQVNAPDPIINACNGFYCDQFTPNSDKKPKTWTENYSGWFFAFGEAVPYRPVEDLAFAVARFFQRGGTFQNYYMYHGGTNFGRTTGGPFVSTSYDYDAPIDEYGIIRQPKWGHLKDLHKAIKLCEEALIATDPTITSPGPNLETAVYKTGDVCVAFLANIGMTDSTVTFNGNSYHLPGWSVSILPDCRSVILNTAKINSMSMTSSFATESLKEEVDSLDSSSSRWSWISEPVGISKPDAFSKYGLLEQINTTADRSDYLWYSLSIVVEDNAGAQPVLHIKSLGHALHAFINGKLAGSGTGNKGKAKVKVDIPITLVAGKNTIDLLSLTVGLQNYGAFYDRVGAGITGPVILKGLKNGSTIDLSSHRWTYQVGLQGEDLGLSSGSVGQWNSQSTLPTNQPLTWYKTKFVAPSGRNPVAIDFTGMGKGEAWVNGQSIGRYWPTYIASKSGCTDSCNYRGSYNSSKCLKNCGKPSQTL, encoded by the exons ATGAGATTGACACAGGTTGTGTTGGTTTTGCTTTGGTTTCTTGGTGTTTATGCTCCTGCTTGTTTTTGTGCCAATGTTACCTATGATCATAGAGCATTGGTTATTGATGGCAAACGAAGGGTCCTCATTTCTGGTTCCGTTCATTATCCTCGTAGCACTCCACAG ATGTGGCCGGACCTTATTCAGAAATCCAAAGATGGAGGAATTGATGTCATTGAGACTTATGTTTTCTGGAACTTACACGAACCCGTTCGAGGCCAG TATAATTTTGAAGGTAGGGGGGATTTGGTTGGATTTGTGAAGGCAGTTGCAACAGCAGGTCTATATGTTCATCTCCGGATCGGTCCTTACGCGTGTGCGGAATGGAATTATGG TGGCTTCCCTCTTTGGTTGCATTTTATTCCGGGGATTAAGTTCAGAACTGATAATGAACCATTCAAGGCAGAAATGAAGCGGTTTACTGCGAAGATTGTGGACTTGATGAAGCGAGAGAAGCTCTATGCATCACAAGGAGGACCAATCATTTTATCTCAG ATTGAAAATGAGTATGGAAACGTTGATATACACTATGGTCCTGCTGGTAAATCTTACATCAATTGGGCAGCATCAATAGCTACATCTCTTGATACAGGTGTTCCCTGGGTTATGTGCCAGCAAGTAAACGCGCCTGATCCAATT ATTAACGCGTGCAATGGATTTTACTGTGATCAATTCACGCCAAACTCAGACAAGAAACCGAAAACTTGGACTGAGAATTATAGTGGATG gttttttgcatttggagaggCTGTGCCTTATAGACCTGTGGAAGATCTTGCATTTGCTGTGGCACGCTTTTTTCAGCGTGGTGGAACTTTTCAGAATTACTACATG TACCATGGAGGGACTAACTTTGGCCGGACAACTGGCGGACCGTTCGTTTCCACTAGTTATGATTATGATGCACCCATTGATGAGTACG GAATAATTAGACAGCCCAAATGGGGTCATCTTAAAGATTTGCATAAGGCCATAAAGCTTTGTGAAGAAGCATTGATAGCTACTGATCCAACAATTACATCTCCGGGTCCAAATCTAGAG ACTGCAGTTTACAAGACAGGAGATGTATGTGTCGCCTTCCTTGCTAACATCGGTATGACCGATTCAACGGTAACTTTTAATGGCAATTCATATCATTTGCCTGGATGGTCTGTGAGCATCTTGCCAGATTGCAGAAGTGTTATTCTTAATACTGCAAAG ATTAATTCCATGTCTATGACTTCAAGCTTTGCAACTGAATCTTTAAAAGAAGAGGTTGATTCTTTGGACAGTTCAAGTTCGAGATGGAGTTGGATTAGTGAACCAGTCGGTATTTCAAAGCCTGATGCATTCTCAAAATATGGACTACTTGAACAAATAAACACGACGGCCGATAGAAGTGACTACTTGTGGTACTCATTAAG CATTGTTGTTGAAGATAATGCTGGTGCTCAACCTGTTCTTCACATTAAATCCCTTGGTCATGCCCTTCATGCTTTTATAAACGGAAAACTTGCAG GTAGTGGAACAGGAAACAAAGGAAAGGCTAAGGTGAAGGTGGACATCCCTATTACACTTGTAGCTGGAAAGAACACAATTGATCTCCTTAGTTTAACAGTGGGATTACAG AACTATGGAGCATTTTATGACAGAGTGGGCGCAGGGATCACTGGTCCGGTAATATTGAAAGGTTTAAAAAATGGCAGTACCATCGATCTCTCGTCCCATCGGTGGACATATCAG GTTGGACTTCAAGGTGAAGATTTAGGTCTGTCTAGTGGAAGTGTTGGACAGTGGAATTCACAATCCACCTTACCTACAAATCAACCTTTAACTTGGTACAAG ACGAAATTTGTTGCCCCTTCTGGAAGAAACCCGGTTGCAATTGACTTCACGGGGATGGGAAAAGGCGAAGCTTGGGTGAACGGACAGAGCATTGGGCGATACTGGCCTACATACATCGCTTCAAAATCTGGTTGTACTGACTCATGCAATTATAGAGGATCCTATAATTCATCCAAATGTCTCAAAAACTGTGGAAAACCATCACAGACATTGTAA
- the LOC131601904 gene encoding beta-galactosidase 8-like isoform X2: MRLTQVVLVLLWFLGVYAPACFCANVTYDHRALVIDGKRRVLISGSVHYPRSTPQMWPDLIQKSKDGGIDVIETYVFWNLHEPVRGQYNFEGRGDLVGFVKAVATAGLYVHLRIGPYACAEWNYGGFPLWLHFIPGIKFRTDNEPFKAEMKRFTAKIVDLMKREKLYASQGGPIILSQIENEYGNVDIHYGPAGKSYINWAASIATSLDTGVPWVMCQQVNAPDPIINACNGFYCDQFTPNSDKKPKTWTENYSGWFFAFGEAVPYRPVEDLAFAVARFFQRGGTFQNYYMYHGGTNFGRTTGGPFVSTSYDYDAPIDEYGIIRQPKWGHLKDLHKAIKLCEEALIATDPTITSPGPNLETAVYKTGDVCVAFLANIGMTDSTVTFNGNSYHLPGWSVSILPDCRSVILNTAKINSMSMTSSFATESLKEEVDSLDSSSSRWSWISEPVGISKPDAFSKYGLLEQINTTADRSDYLWYSLSIVVEDNAGAQPVLHIKSLGHALHAFINGKLAGSGTGNKGKAKVKVDIPITLVAGKNTIDLLSLTVGLQNYGAFYDRVGAGITGPVILKGLKNGSTIDLSSHRWTYQVGLQGEDLGLSSGSVGQWNSQSTLPTNQPLTWYKTKFVAPSGRNPVAIDFTGMGKGEAWVNGQSIGRYWPTYIASKSGCTDSCNYRGSYNSSKCLKNCGKPSQTL, from the exons ATGAGATTGACACAGGTTGTGTTGGTTTTGCTTTGGTTTCTTGGTGTTTATGCTCCTGCTTGTTTTTGTGCCAATGTTACCTATGATCATAGAGCATTGGTTATTGATGGCAAACGAAGGGTCCTCATTTCTGGTTCCGTTCATTATCCTCGTAGCACTCCACAG ATGTGGCCGGACCTTATTCAGAAATCCAAAGATGGAGGAATTGATGTCATTGAGACTTATGTTTTCTGGAACTTACACGAACCCGTTCGAGGCCAG TATAATTTTGAAGGTAGGGGGGATTTGGTTGGATTTGTGAAGGCAGTTGCAACAGCAGGTCTATATGTTCATCTCCGGATCGGTCCTTACGCGTGTGCGGAATGGAATTATGG TGGCTTCCCTCTTTGGTTGCATTTTATTCCGGGGATTAAGTTCAGAACTGATAATGAACCATTCAAGGCAGAAATGAAGCGGTTTACTGCGAAGATTGTGGACTTGATGAAGCGAGAGAAGCTCTATGCATCACAAGGAGGACCAATCATTTTATCTCAG ATTGAAAATGAGTATGGAAACGTTGATATACACTATGGTCCTGCTGGTAAATCTTACATCAATTGGGCAGCATCAATAGCTACATCTCTTGATACAGGTGTTCCCTGGGTTATGTGCCAGCAAGTAAACGCGCCTGATCCAATT ATTAACGCGTGCAATGGATTTTACTGTGATCAATTCACGCCAAACTCAGACAAGAAACCGAAAACTTGGACTGAGAATTATAGTGGATG gttttttgcatttggagaggCTGTGCCTTATAGACCTGTGGAAGATCTTGCATTTGCTGTGGCACGCTTTTTTCAGCGTGGTGGAACTTTTCAGAATTACTACATG TACCATGGAGGGACTAACTTTGGCCGGACAACTGGCGGACCGTTCGTTTCCACTAGTTATGATTATGATGCACCCATTGATGAGTACG GAATAATTAGACAGCCCAAATGGGGTCATCTTAAAGATTTGCATAAGGCCATAAAGCTTTGTGAAGAAGCATTGATAGCTACTGATCCAACAATTACATCTCCGGGTCCAAATCTAGAG ACTGCAGTTTACAAGACAGGAGATGTATGTGTCGCCTTCCTTGCTAACATCGGTATGACCGATTCAACGGTAACTTTTAATGGCAATTCATATCATTTGCCTGGATGGTCTGTGAGCATCTTGCCAGATTGCAGAAGTGTTATTCTTAATACTGCAAAG ATTAATTCCATGTCTATGACTTCAAGCTTTGCAACTGAATCTTTAAAAGAAGAGGTTGATTCTTTGGACAGTTCAAGTTCGAGATGGAGTTGGATTAGTGAACCAGTCGGTATTTCAAAGCCTGATGCATTCTCAAAATATGGACTACTTGAACAAATAAACACGACGGCCGATAGAAGTGACTACTTGTGGTACTCATTAAG CATTGTTGTTGAAGATAATGCTGGTGCTCAACCTGTTCTTCACATTAAATCCCTTGGTCATGCCCTTCATGCTTTTATAAACGGAAAACTTGCAG GTAGTGGAACAGGAAACAAAGGAAAGGCTAAGGTGAAGGTGGACATCCCTATTACACTTGTAGCTGGAAAGAACACAATTGATCTCCTTAGTTTAACAGTGGGATTACAG AACTATGGAGCATTTTATGACAGAGTGGGCGCAGGGATCACTGGTCCGGTAATATTGAAAGGTTTAAAAAATGGCAGTACCATCGATCTCTCGTCCCATCGGTGGACATATCAG GTTGGACTTCAAGGTGAAGATTTAGGTCTGTCTAGTGGAAGTGTTGGACAGTGGAATTCACAATCCACCTTACCTACAAATCAACCTTTAACTTGGTACAAG ACGAAATTTGTTGCCCCTTCTGGAAGAAACCCGGTTGCAATTGACTTCACGGGGATGGGAAAAGGCGAAGCTTGGGTGAACGGACAGAGCATTGGGCGATACTGGCCTACATACATCGCTTCAAAATCTGGTTGTACTGACTCATGCAATTATAGAGGATCCTATAATTCATCCAAATGTCTCAAAAACTGTGGAAAACCATCACAGACATT